The following coding sequences lie in one Maribacter forsetii DSM 18668 genomic window:
- a CDS encoding TldD/PmbA family protein: MAIYTKEEARKILEKALSFSKADTCEINLSGYNSGNIRYARNTVSTSGYSSNQSLAVQSSFGKKSGTATIDEFDDASLEKVVRRAEELAQLSPENPEFMEPLGPQMYDEAITYSESTANVTPEYRAEVASSSIVPAAAKDVTAAGFLNDSAGFNAMINSKGLFAYNQSTDVDFTVTMRTNDGTGSGWVKRDFNDVDKFDADEAAKTAIDKAVLSREAKAIEPGKYTVILEPAASADLLRNMFRSLNARSADEGRSFMSAPDGKNKIGEKIVDERVNIYSDPLNPEVPTATWNGEGQAIKKTSWIENGVVKNLAYDRFWAKEKGVEPVPFPSNAIMTGGDASLEELIKSTKKGILVTRLWYIRSVDPQTLLYTGLTRDGTFYIENGEIKYPVKNFRFNESPIIMLNNLETLGQQVRINGNLIPYMKVRDFTFTSLSDAV; encoded by the coding sequence ATGGCAATTTATACAAAAGAAGAAGCAAGAAAAATATTGGAGAAAGCATTGAGCTTTTCCAAAGCCGATACCTGCGAGATAAATTTAAGCGGTTATAACAGCGGTAATATAAGATATGCACGAAATACGGTATCTACATCTGGGTACAGTTCTAATCAAAGTTTGGCGGTACAATCTAGTTTTGGTAAAAAATCAGGTACGGCAACTATTGATGAATTCGATGATGCATCATTAGAAAAGGTAGTAAGAAGAGCCGAGGAATTGGCGCAATTATCTCCTGAGAATCCTGAGTTTATGGAACCTTTAGGTCCGCAAATGTATGATGAAGCAATTACATATAGTGAATCAACTGCCAATGTAACTCCGGAATATAGAGCAGAAGTAGCGAGCAGCAGTATTGTTCCTGCAGCTGCAAAAGATGTTACCGCAGCAGGTTTTTTAAATGATTCCGCTGGTTTTAATGCAATGATCAATTCTAAGGGATTGTTCGCTTACAACCAATCTACAGATGTCGATTTTACGGTAACCATGCGTACCAATGACGGTACCGGTTCTGGTTGGGTAAAAAGAGATTTTAACGATGTTGATAAGTTTGATGCTGATGAAGCTGCAAAAACCGCAATCGACAAGGCAGTATTATCTAGAGAAGCAAAAGCAATAGAGCCAGGTAAATATACAGTGATATTAGAACCGGCTGCATCGGCAGATTTGTTGCGTAATATGTTTAGATCATTAAATGCACGTTCTGCAGATGAAGGTAGAAGCTTTATGTCTGCACCAGATGGTAAAAATAAAATTGGCGAGAAAATAGTTGACGAACGCGTTAATATTTATTCAGATCCATTGAATCCGGAAGTGCCTACAGCAACTTGGAACGGCGAAGGGCAAGCTATAAAAAAGACAAGCTGGATTGAAAACGGAGTCGTTAAAAACTTGGCTTATGATCGTTTTTGGGCGAAAGAGAAAGGTGTTGAGCCAGTTCCTTTTCCGTCGAATGCGATTATGACCGGTGGCGATGCCAGTTTAGAAGAATTGATCAAGAGTACCAAAAAGGGAATTCTGGTAACACGTTTATGGTACATACGTAGCGTTGACCCGCAGACCTTATTATATACGGGACTAACAAGGGATGGAACGTTTTACATCGAGAACGGAGAAATTAAATACCCTGTAAAAAACTTCAGGTTTAATGAGAGTCCGATCATCATGTTAAACAATTTGGAAACCCTTGGGCAGCAAGTACGTATCAATGGTAATCTAATACCATATATGAAGGTTCGTGACTTTACGTTCACCAGTCTTTCAGATGCCGTATAA
- a CDS encoding DUF4159 domain-containing protein, which yields MSNEFFFTRLQYESGDWDVDQRMPSNLLNSLVEYTTLKVDTQEKIITLASDDIFKSPFCYISGHKLVEFTKKEQENFEKYVRNGGFVFADDCNHDIDGLFAKSFERQMEEIFGPSELKKIPNDHEIYTIFFDFEDGPPTTSQELNGWGDDLVHDYLKAIVINGRIGVLYSNKDYGCEWDYDFRNKRWYKIDNTRFGVNIVMYALTS from the coding sequence TTGAGCAACGAATTTTTCTTCACGAGATTACAGTATGAGTCCGGCGATTGGGATGTGGATCAACGTATGCCTTCTAATTTGTTGAATTCATTGGTAGAGTACACCACCTTGAAAGTAGACACCCAAGAAAAGATAATCACACTAGCGAGCGATGATATTTTTAAGAGTCCGTTTTGCTATATCTCAGGGCATAAATTGGTGGAGTTTACCAAAAAGGAGCAAGAGAATTTTGAGAAATATGTGCGCAACGGAGGCTTCGTTTTCGCAGATGATTGCAATCATGATATAGACGGATTGTTCGCTAAATCTTTTGAAAGGCAAATGGAAGAAATATTTGGTCCGTCAGAATTAAAAAAAATACCCAACGACCACGAAATCTATACCATATTCTTTGACTTTGAAGATGGACCACCAACCACATCACAAGAGCTGAACGGCTGGGGAGATGATTTGGTGCATGATTATTTAAAGGCAATTGTCATCAATGGCAGAATAGGGGTCCTGTACAGTAATAAAGATTACGGCTGCGAATGGGATTATGATTTTAGAAATAAACGTTGGTATAAAATAGACAATACACGGTTTGGGGTAAACATCGTCATGTACGCCTTAACCTCATAA
- a CDS encoding AAA family ATPase — MDKELQRIADEVEMLSGKLNALKQEIGKVIIGQEETVSQLLITFLAGGHALLEGVPGLAKTLMIRTLANAIDLKFKRIQFTPDLMPSDIIGTEILEEDHTTGKKFFKFNKGPIFSNIILADEINRTPPKTQAALLEAMQEFEVTYGDKTYPLDKPFFILATQNPIEQSGTFVLPEAQQDRFLLYIKIGYPTQKDEETILKATTGGIKKKLNKVISGDDIVRLQQLVREVSISDALISFVSDMIRATRPETTTDAYVKDWVDWGAGPRAGQAMILTAKANALLEGRLAVSLDDIKSVALPVLRHRVLVNFRAEAEGIASDKVAKHLLNTIEIKGK; from the coding sequence ATGGATAAAGAATTACAACGTATTGCAGATGAGGTGGAAATGCTTTCCGGTAAATTGAATGCTTTAAAGCAAGAAATTGGAAAAGTGATTATAGGTCAAGAAGAAACCGTATCGCAATTACTGATTACGTTTTTAGCTGGTGGTCATGCTTTGTTAGAAGGTGTGCCTGGTTTGGCAAAAACCTTAATGATCAGAACATTGGCAAATGCAATAGATTTAAAGTTTAAAAGGATACAGTTTACACCCGATTTAATGCCTTCAGATATTATCGGAACCGAGATATTGGAGGAAGACCATACTACAGGTAAAAAGTTCTTTAAGTTCAATAAAGGACCTATATTTTCTAATATTATACTTGCGGATGAAATAAACCGTACTCCACCAAAAACTCAGGCAGCATTGTTGGAAGCGATGCAAGAATTTGAAGTTACCTATGGCGATAAAACATATCCTTTAGATAAACCATTCTTCATTCTAGCAACACAAAACCCAATTGAACAGTCAGGTACATTTGTACTGCCGGAAGCTCAGCAAGACAGATTTTTACTGTACATCAAAATTGGATATCCTACTCAGAAAGATGAGGAAACCATTTTAAAGGCAACTACGGGAGGTATAAAAAAGAAGCTGAACAAGGTAATTTCTGGTGATGATATTGTACGGTTACAGCAGTTAGTTCGCGAAGTTTCTATAAGCGATGCATTAATCAGTTTTGTGAGTGATATGATTCGTGCTACAAGACCGGAAACCACAACAGATGCTTATGTTAAAGACTGGGTAGACTGGGGTGCAGGTCCGCGTGCAGGTCAAGCAATGATCTTAACGGCAAAGGCTAATGCATTGTTAGAAGGTCGGTTAGCGGTTAGCCTAGACGATATTAAAAGTGTAGCGTTGCCAGTACTTC